A window of Oncorhynchus kisutch isolate 150728-3 linkage group LG10, Okis_V2, whole genome shotgun sequence contains these coding sequences:
- the LOC109897960 gene encoding F-box-like/WD repeat-containing protein TBL1XR1 isoform X2 has protein sequence MSISSDEVNFLVYRYLQESGFSHSAFTFGIESHISQSNINGALVPPAALISIIQKGLQYVEAEVSINEDGTLFDGRPIESLSLIDAVMPDVVQTRQQAYRDKLAQQQAAQAPPATTTNLTANAKNGENTANGEENGAHTLANNHVDMMEVDGNVAIPQNKALVLRGHESEVFICAWNPVSDLLASGSGDSTARIWNLSDSSSTQLVLRHCIREGGQDVPSNKDVTSLDWNSEGTLLATGSYDGFARIWTKDGDLASTLGQHKGPIFALKWNKKGNFILSAGVDKTTIIWDAHTGEAKQQFPFHSAPALDVDWQSNNTFASCSTDMCIHVCKLGQDRPIKTFQGHTNEVNAIKWDPTGNLLASCSDDMTLKIWSMKQDTCVHDLQAHSKEIYTIKWSPTGPGTNNPNANLMLASASFDSTVRLWDVDRGICIHTLTKHQEPVYSVAFSPDGRHLASGSFDKCVHIWNTQTGALVHSYRGTGGIFEVCWNAAGDKVGASASDGSVCVLDLRK, from the exons ATGAGCATAAGCAGTGATGAGGTCAACTTTCTTGTGTACAGATACCTACAGGAGTCAG GATTTTCCCACTCAGCCTTCACGTTTGGCATAGAGAGCCACATCAGCCAGTCCAACATCAATGGAGCCCTGGTGCCCCCTGCTGCCCTCATCTCCATCATACAGAAGGGCCTGCAGTACGTGGAGGCCGAAGTCAGCATTAATGAG GACGGTACGCTGTTCGACGGACGGCCGATCGAGTCCCTGTCGCTCATCGATGCGGTAATGCCGGATGTGGTGCAGACACGGCAGCAGGCCTACCGAGACAAGCTGGCCCAGCAGCAGGCAGCCCAGGCCCCCCCGGCCACCACCACAAACTTGACGGCCAATGCCAAGAACGGAGAGAACACGGCCAACGGCGAGGAGAACGGAGCTCACACCTTAGCTA ACAACCACGTCGACATGATGGAGGTGGATGGGAATGTGGCGATTCCCCAGAACAAAGCCTTGGTGCTCCGAGGTCACGAGTCAGAGGTGTTCATCTGCGCCTGGAACCCTGTCTCCGACCTGCTTGCCTCCGG GTCTGGGGACTCGACGGCACGGATCTGGAACCTGAGTGACAGCAGCTCCACACAGCTTGTACTGAGACACTGCATACGGGAGGGAGGTCAGGACGTCCCCAGCAACAAAGACGTCACATCATTAGACTGGAAC AGTGAGGGTACGTTACTAGCAACCGGCTCATATGATGGATTTGCCAGGATATGGACAAAGGATG GTGATCTTGCAAGTACCCTGGGTCAACACAAAGGTCCCATTTTTGCATTAAAATGGAACAAAAAAGGAAACTTTATTCTTAGTGCCGGAGTAGATAAG actACAATCATATGGGATGCTCACACAGGAGAAGCAAAGCAGCAGTTCCCGTTCCATTCAG CACCTGCTCTGGATGTGGACTGGCAGAGCAACAACACGTTTGCCTCCTGCAGTACAGACATGTGCATCCACGTGTGTAAGCTTGGCCAAGACAGGCCTATCAAGACATTCCAAGGACACACA AATGAAGTGAATGCAATCAAATGGGATCCAACCGGTAACCTGCTAGCCTCTTGCTCAGATGACATGACGCTGAAG ATCTGGAGTATGAAACAGGACACATGCGTTCATGATCTGCAAGCTCACAGCAAAGAGATCTACACTATCAAATGGAGCCCCACCGGTCCTGGAACCAACAACCCCAATGCCAATCTGATGCTTGCCAG CGCGTCCTTTGATTCGACGGTGCGGCTGTGGGATGTGGACCGAGGCATCTGCATCCACACGTTAACCAAACACCAGGAGCCTGTCTACAGTGTGGCCTTCAGCCCAGACGGCAGGCATCTGGCCAGCGGCTCCTTCGACAAGTGTGTTCACATCTGGAACACGCAG ACTGGCGCTTTAGTCCATAgttacagggggacaggggggatCTTTGAAGTTTGCTGGAATGCAGCAGGTGACAAAGTGGGAGCAAGTGCATCAGATGGATCT GTTTGTGTATTAGATCTGCGGAAATAA
- the LOC109897960 gene encoding F-box-like/WD repeat-containing protein TBL1XR1 isoform X1, which produces MSISSDEVNFLVYRYLQESGFSHSAFTFGIESHISQSNINGALVPPAALISIIQKGLQYVEAEVSINEDGTLFDGRPIESLSLIDAVMPDVVQTRQQAYRDKLAQQQAAQAPPATTTNLTANAKNGENTANGEENGAHTLANLAHADEVLSVCHTDNHVDMMEVDGNVAIPQNKALVLRGHESEVFICAWNPVSDLLASGSGDSTARIWNLSDSSSTQLVLRHCIREGGQDVPSNKDVTSLDWNSEGTLLATGSYDGFARIWTKDGDLASTLGQHKGPIFALKWNKKGNFILSAGVDKTTIIWDAHTGEAKQQFPFHSAPALDVDWQSNNTFASCSTDMCIHVCKLGQDRPIKTFQGHTNEVNAIKWDPTGNLLASCSDDMTLKIWSMKQDTCVHDLQAHSKEIYTIKWSPTGPGTNNPNANLMLASASFDSTVRLWDVDRGICIHTLTKHQEPVYSVAFSPDGRHLASGSFDKCVHIWNTQTGALVHSYRGTGGIFEVCWNAAGDKVGASASDGSVCVLDLRK; this is translated from the exons ATGAGCATAAGCAGTGATGAGGTCAACTTTCTTGTGTACAGATACCTACAGGAGTCAG GATTTTCCCACTCAGCCTTCACGTTTGGCATAGAGAGCCACATCAGCCAGTCCAACATCAATGGAGCCCTGGTGCCCCCTGCTGCCCTCATCTCCATCATACAGAAGGGCCTGCAGTACGTGGAGGCCGAAGTCAGCATTAATGAG GACGGTACGCTGTTCGACGGACGGCCGATCGAGTCCCTGTCGCTCATCGATGCGGTAATGCCGGATGTGGTGCAGACACGGCAGCAGGCCTACCGAGACAAGCTGGCCCAGCAGCAGGCAGCCCAGGCCCCCCCGGCCACCACCACAAACTTGACGGCCAATGCCAAGAACGGAGAGAACACGGCCAACGGCGAGGAGAACGGAGCTCACACCTTAGCTA ATCTTGCACATGCTGATGAGGTGCTCTCTGTGTGCCATACAGACAACCACGTCGACATGATGGAGGTGGATGGGAATGTGGCGATTCCCCAGAACAAAGCCTTGGTGCTCCGAGGTCACGAGTCAGAGGTGTTCATCTGCGCCTGGAACCCTGTCTCCGACCTGCTTGCCTCCGG GTCTGGGGACTCGACGGCACGGATCTGGAACCTGAGTGACAGCAGCTCCACACAGCTTGTACTGAGACACTGCATACGGGAGGGAGGTCAGGACGTCCCCAGCAACAAAGACGTCACATCATTAGACTGGAAC AGTGAGGGTACGTTACTAGCAACCGGCTCATATGATGGATTTGCCAGGATATGGACAAAGGATG GTGATCTTGCAAGTACCCTGGGTCAACACAAAGGTCCCATTTTTGCATTAAAATGGAACAAAAAAGGAAACTTTATTCTTAGTGCCGGAGTAGATAAG actACAATCATATGGGATGCTCACACAGGAGAAGCAAAGCAGCAGTTCCCGTTCCATTCAG CACCTGCTCTGGATGTGGACTGGCAGAGCAACAACACGTTTGCCTCCTGCAGTACAGACATGTGCATCCACGTGTGTAAGCTTGGCCAAGACAGGCCTATCAAGACATTCCAAGGACACACA AATGAAGTGAATGCAATCAAATGGGATCCAACCGGTAACCTGCTAGCCTCTTGCTCAGATGACATGACGCTGAAG ATCTGGAGTATGAAACAGGACACATGCGTTCATGATCTGCAAGCTCACAGCAAAGAGATCTACACTATCAAATGGAGCCCCACCGGTCCTGGAACCAACAACCCCAATGCCAATCTGATGCTTGCCAG CGCGTCCTTTGATTCGACGGTGCGGCTGTGGGATGTGGACCGAGGCATCTGCATCCACACGTTAACCAAACACCAGGAGCCTGTCTACAGTGTGGCCTTCAGCCCAGACGGCAGGCATCTGGCCAGCGGCTCCTTCGACAAGTGTGTTCACATCTGGAACACGCAG ACTGGCGCTTTAGTCCATAgttacagggggacaggggggatCTTTGAAGTTTGCTGGAATGCAGCAGGTGACAAAGTGGGAGCAAGTGCATCAGATGGATCT GTTTGTGTATTAGATCTGCGGAAATAA